CTACCATTTTTCTACCGCCATTGTCTTGGCGATAGGGTATAACATCCTACAGACCAACGTCCTCCATGTCTTTTTCGCACCGAAAGGCATGTATGTTGCATTTGGACAGCAAGAGTCATCCCTTGCATTGTTTCTCCGCTTCTAAGGCACCATTGCAATTGAACACAAAACTGGTAAGCCATAAATAGTGTCGTCCCATCACGACTTCTAAAGATTATACATGTTACAGTTGAACTGTCTGACATAAAAAAGGAGCCATCAACTAAAAGCGCAACCTTACTTGCCGGCGAGGGAGGCCACGGAATGCCAGGTGCATGGTCTTTCACCATCGGCACAACCCAATCAAGACATGATCCTGGTGCAGGCATTTTCCCCTTCAAAATCTCTTTCATGCTATATTgtcgcatgatacgtctccaacgtatctataatttttgattgttccctgctattatattatctgtttgggatgttttatatgcaataatatgctattttatattatttgttGGACTAACATATTAGCCTAGAGCTCAGTGCCAGTatctatttttttcttgtttttgagtttcgcagaaaaggaataccaaacggagtccaaacagaataaaactttcgcgatgatttttcttggaccagaagacacccaagagacttggagatcaagtccgaggagccacgaggcggccacaggGACGGAGGGCGCGCGCCCTCCTGTCTtgtgcccaccccccccccccccccgtgacccccctgacctaattccttcgcctatatattcacatatattctcaaaccaccagaggcatccacgaaaacacttttccaccgccgcaaccttctgtacccatgagatcccatctagggaccttttccgacaccctgtcggagggagattcgatcatggagggcttctacatcaagtcTATTgctcttccgatgaagcgtgagtagtttaccacagacctataggtccatagctagtagctagatggcttcttctctctctttgattctcaataccatgttctcctcgatgttcttggagacctatccgatgtaatcttcttttgcggtgtgtttgccgagattcgatgaattgtgtatttatgatcagctcatctatgaatattatttgaatcttctctgaattcttttatgcatgatttggtatctttgtaattctcttcgaactatcgatttggtttggccaactagattggtttttcttgcaatgggaggagtgcttagctttgggttcaatcttgcggtgtcctttcccagtgacagtaggggcagcaaggcacgtattgtattgttgccatcgaggataaaaagatggggttttcattcatattgcttgagttaatttctctacatcatgtcatcttacttaatatgttactctgttcttcatgaagttaatactctagatgtaggcaggagtcggagtaataatagtagatgcagaatcgtttcagtctacttgacacgaacgtgatgcctatatttcataatcattgccttagatatcgtcataactttgcgcttttctatcaattgcttggcagtaatttgttcatccatcgtattatttttttgacataaagactgtaagggaaccccctacagtataatcggtgcaacaaacccaaattgcaagtaccatgccttgaacctggatgggtgggaaggcatcagccccttcccaccactaggctatgccttagtctgcacccaccgtattatttgctatcatgagaagcctctagtgaagcctatggcctccaggtctattttccatcatattagtttccgatctactattttacaatcttttactttccgatctataaaccaagaataccaaaaatatttattttaccgtttgtttagtttcatctatatgtatcagatctcacttttgcaagtaaccgtgaaggaattgacaacccttttatcgtgttgggtgcaagttgtttgattgtttgtacaGGTATtagtgatttgtgcattgtctcctactggattgataccttggttctctaactgagagaaatacttatctctactttgctgcatcaccctttcctctttaagggaaaaaccaacacaagctcaagaagtagcatcacGAAAGATGATCGATCAACCTCGCCGCCCATGCGATGCAAGGTCAAGGCAAATTGATATTGCCGAACTCTCGAGGTTGCCACCTCGTCCTCCATTTTCTCTGTTGCGCCCTGCATAGTCCACCAAGACACCACTTTTTGGCGTCGTCCCGACATACAATCGCTCGCCCTCAAGCTGCAACGCCGCACGACCCAATCACCCACAACCCAAGTTGAATAGGGCAACCACCCGTATACCAGGACAGTCACACCAACTCTTTTGGAGCCGTCGCCCCGACATAAAGTCAAATCGTTCCCCTCTGGAGCGCGTCGACCGAGCCGACAACCCCACCGCACTAGTAGAACAAAACTGACACTCCACCAATGCAAACCGACACCCTGCCTCATAGGATTGCCGGCACATTACTTCCCGAAGCCGCCACCTGGGCACACAACCACCATCCGGGGCCGCTTCCTCAACATCCACATGCCTCAACCAAGAGAGCCATGCCACAACCAATAGCTAGCTCTTCAAGGCGACACCCCCAAGAGAGAAACAACGCAGGCATCGTTGTCGCCCGCTTGAGAAAGACTGAAACTTGGGTTTTCAATCGAAAAGCCAAAGCCATTTGTGAACGGAGAGGAGGCAAGGTTCCACAACGGTGCCTCCAAGAAGGAGAATGATGCCTGAAGGCACCGCCACTGACTCGAGGTCCGGGCATGGCTTTCACCCGAAAAAACCTCCCTCTCGAGAAGATCTTGCATATATCGGAACTGCCTCTAAGAAGGGGAACAACGCCCGAAGGCGCCACCACCGACTCATGGTCAGGGCATGACTTTCACCTAGAACCCTTTGTATCCCACGAGAAGAGCTTCCATATCTCAGAACTGCATAGAATGCCTCTCGAGATGACCCCGAAGCCGATGGAAGAAGGGTAAACTCAAGCTGTTGCCCGAATGTTGccatctaagggcatctccaatgttgacCCCTAAACCGGACACTGCATCTGTCTGCGCACAGGGGAGACCAGTCTATGGACACGGATGCAGGAGCCGGCCATCCAAAGCTAGCCGCATACATCCGCCCCCAATTTTTCCAGTCTACACGCTCTAAATAGCCACATATCTAGTTTCGGTTTAGCCCAGAATTGTTCAAATTTTTAAATGCACCAGCAGTTCTAATTGAAATGCGATCGTGCCATATTCAAGTATCCGCAATGCGGCCATGCATTTTCGATAACTAGGGAACCCAATCCTTCCTACTGCATCCTTCTTCAAGATAAAATCAAAGGACTAGACGCTTTGATAGACATGATCAAAGACATTTTTTGCATCCAAAAGCACTGGCGGAAATTGTCAGCGAACAGGGCATCAGTGGCAAAGTAGTCGTCCATCAGTGTCAAATGGTCGTGTGCCCTGTTGCGATTGAGCACTCGATGGCCCTTGATCGACCCCTTGAAATTGAGAGCATGCCCTTCCGCGCACTCTGCGTCCGCCAGGACCGCCTACATCATCGCCGTCTCATTCGTTTAGTCCTCCTCGTCCGACGAGTCATCCGACGACTCAACATAgagctcgtatatgtactccatatTCGAATCCAATTCTTCAAAGAAGAAGGGACAACAAAATTTAGCACGGCCATTTCAACGAACACTTGTCGGGCATGGTGACAACCGTAGGGGCAGATGGTACAGGTGCGGTGGGCGGAGGAGAGGTGTGAACCGGCGGCAGAGGAGAAGCGGTGTGGAGCCTAAGTGTAGCGGTGGAGGTGACGGAGTCGCGGAGTTCCGGGAAGGGTGGGGCGGCTGGGGCGGTGGAGCGCCGGCGGCGGCAAAAGAGAAAACAGATGCAGAGAAAGATGGAAGAATGGAGGCGCGGGGTCGCGGTTTTTGGGTGGGCCGGAGGTGTCGGAGTTCTACGGGTACTAGACTCCGGCAAAGCCTCCTCCAGTTTGCGAGAAAAAAGACGTCTAGACCGGCCCGTGGACGTACATCGTTGGGTGACAAAATACGTCCGACCACGCAGTCCGGATGGTTGTAGACAGTTGAGGGACCGTTTTGGAGATGCCTTAAACCTCGTGGCCATCTTGAAATAGGCTTTCACcccattttttatataaaaaagcaaCCAACTAATCCGTACAACGAGTAACAAGGTGCGGAAATTACAAAGTCCATAACATCAAGAAGGTGCTGGAGAAGCAAGGCGCCGAGCAGTGCCATGTAGCGCGTCCAACATCTCCCCCATCATCTCAGACCGAAGAAGCGGGCTCCTCCGAGCACACCATGTCTGCCCATGGCTAACGTCACTACTTAGTTCAAGTCTTGGTGTTGCAAGGCGAGTTATAGCATATTTTGTGCACGTCAAAGAAAACCAGGAACAATTCATCTGTAGAAACATGTGGCAGTTTTTTCATAACGAATGCATCACAAATTATTCGTTCACAGGACCGCGGCACATTCTTCACGGCTGACGCGCACGACACCAGCGAGCGTCAACAGTTGATCCAATGactttattattatatttcctataATCCCTATGCTCATATGGCCCCAGCGCCATATGATATGTCCTATAGTGTATCTACGCACGCCCGATCTTCTCCACCAGGCGTCTCTCGATCTCCATCCTCTTCTTCATGAGCACGGTGTACTTCTTCAGGAGCTCCCTGCCCTCATCCCCCGGCGCCGGCACCGCCAGCTTTGCGCCGAGCGAGGTCTTCTCCAGGTTGCCCGTATACATCCGGGAGATGGGAACAAAGCCTCCTTCCTCCTTGCACAGCCACCCGTGGGCGGCTCTCAGGGCTGCGCCCAGCGAAGCCGAATCTGTTACAATTCCACAAGCACTATCAGTATTACTCTGTTCTGCCGCTTTTTTTTTTCCGTTGGTGGATAGAGTTATAAGAGTTTGTGCAAATTTTACGCACGAACAAGGGAGAGTTTCAACATACCGGGTCTCTCAACTGTGAAGACGGGGCAGCCAAAGATTTTCGCGATCAACTTGAGGATGCTCTCATTGGAGGATGCTCCGCCGGTTGCTATGATCCGCTTTGGTGGGTTGGGCATGCCAAACCGCTCGGCATGACCTCTCATCGACAACATCTGGCCCTCGACGATGGCACGAACCTATCGCAAGGAATCGTGAGCGTGACTCATTTATTTGCCACTAGTATCATAAAGTTAGAGACAGATAAGACCGTTAAGCATACTTCAGATTCTGGATCAAATTCTTGCACCTCACACTCCTTCAGATTGTCAGATGAGGCGTCACTGAAATTCTCGACAATGTATCGGTGGAAACCAACTGCACCGAACAAGCGAATTTGTTTAAGGTTATAAATCACAAGAGAAATGGACAAAGTTTTATAAACATTATTACATGATTACCTGGAAGAGGAGGCAGGATTTCATGGTCTTTGTAGTAGAATCCTAACCTACCACctatatgaaaataaagatgaatttCATTATGTCACACTTCAATCACTGTCATGGTGACAATCAGCATGAGCAAGTTTTTAACCCATGACAAAATTACAGAAAATTAGCAGGCCTGGAAAATTTATAGTTGAGACGTAGTAATCCATTCAAATGTTACTAATCCATATGTGCTGAAAGCAATAGAGATAATATATTGCAACCTAAAAGACCAAGACAACTTATCTAAGAACTTACCATTCAGAGGGGGTGTTTTCTCTAGATAGTTGTTGAAAATATCCCATGATTTTTCTGCGCACTGATTCCGCACATCTGAAATAACATCAGGAGTAGTGTCAGCAAAGTAATAGTAGTTACACGGAGCCCAGAATTTTCAAACATTACAAACCATATTTAGAACTTTCAGAAAATTTTGTAAATCCCACATGAACATACAGATATTCCCCACATACTTGTGAATCTtcatcaataaatatttttatttgagCGTACATAGTGAGTATCTGCATGTATATGTATTTTTTTCCAGATTTTAACAGAACTCCATTTCTTTTTTAGTTTTTAAAAGCAAGGCTCCATGGATCCTGCGATCCACTTGTAGTTTCCTAATGCCATACATCGCAATACAGATAGAAGGATAACAGTTTTATACCTTCCCGGGTCAATGAGCCATTTTTGTAACATAGCATCACCATGTAACCATCTGGTTCAACAGGGTTGGGAAAAACATGGCCTTCAAGGCTTGGTTTAGCTTCGGCAGTAATCCCAAAAACCTAAAATACAATTAGGAGATAAGTCTGACAGCAGCTTGAAAAGAAAATGCAACAACTGAAACAGGATCCTTGCAACTCACCGTGTCACTGGTACCAAGGCTGATAGCAAGATCGCCAGGTGTATTCAGTGTTAAACCTACAACAGATGCAATGTTCCAATGGAGTGTTAATGATGAATAGAGGAAAGTAATAATCACTTGCTGCTAATTGGACCGTGATTGTTAAATGATATAACAGCTGCATTGAAAATGACAACACCAGCAATTCGTAAAAGAATCAAAGAAACGACAGTGAAGTACCTGCAAGGCTATTGGGATTGTCACCTGACCACTGAATAACGAAACAGTTCTTGTCAAACTGATGCCTGCAAATGCATATTGCATCAATGAACTTATGGGATGATACTGCAAATAATCTTCATTGCTTCTGACATTAGGATTGCATTTGTTAAGACCATTAAGCTAGCTTACCTGTTAACAAATTATTTCTATAGATTCCCTTTGATAGCGAAAAAGAGGTGACAGAAAATACTGGAGTTACAGATTTGCGGGTGTACACTTAATTACCAAGTGGCATAAAAAGAACGTAAccatatttttagttttttttacaGATGCACCACACGAGTGCAGCAGTAAAACAACTCACCTTTCTACAAAATATGAAGAAATCCGACCTGCAGCTGCACATGCCGGTGCCAGATTTCCCAGCTTCTGTTCAAGATCAGGAGCAGTTGCCTGGAGGAGGAAGTGCACAATTTGATATTTTATTCTTAGAGATATGTGGAATTTATTTAAATATTTTTTATATTTAAGCCATTCAAGAAATCTGGTGTGTAGCTAAACAGACAAGGGGCGAACCTCTAAAACAGCTTTTGACCAGGTCCTCTTGTTTATATCCATCAAGTTCATCCCAGCACCATCAGTTTCATCAATACTTGCATAGCATCCAACAAGGATAGATGCCATAAATGAGCTCACCAAAGATATTCTCTCGGTATTTTCATAAATATGGGGTGCTGTTTGGTAGATCTTCCGTATCTGGGGCCCAGTGAATCTCTCATAGGCACGAGACCCTGTCAGCTTAGATAACTCCAATGCTCCTCCGACAGCATTTTCTACTTCTCTGCATTGCTTGGTAGTGCTACTGTCCATCCATATCGGTGAGTCCATGGTAGAAAAGGCATCCTTAAGCTGGGATACCAAGCTCTTACCAGGATCCAGGGAAGACAGTACAGCTTGACTACCCTTCTTCCAATAAACGCTGCCATGTTGTTGCCCACTCCCTGAAACAGCCACAACCTTACTGAAGTTGATCTTTGGTTTTAGTTTCTCAAGAAGCAGTTCCAAAGCCTCAACCCACATTATGGTTGGTGAATATATACGGCCGTCATCTGTAGGATCTCTGTAGACCCCACCCTCGGTTTTGTAGTGCGGTAATTCGGAGTCAAAATTAACAGTTTCAGAAGCGACTATTATTAACTCATTGCTGAGCACAGTAGCTTTCACAGACCTGTAGCATAAGATTGCAAAATTAGATCCCACAATGGTGATAAACTGCACAATTATCATGATAACAAAAGGAAAAATGAATAGGCACATCTGAAGCAAATGGTGGGTGCATTGTCGGGTAAAGCGAACAAGGCTTTATCAGCGTGGGGGATctaaaagaaaagaaacaacatgCCCAAAGTACACCCCTCGGTCTGTTGCCTGTGTATGGTTTAAAAGGAGTGAGGAGCATAGGTGATTAGCATGGACATAGAGCTGAACCCAGACCTGACACATTAGGTTCTGCATCTATAAAACCTCTTATCTCATAATTAGATCGTCACACCAGCTATTCTCATTGACATTTCAGGTTTTTCTGGATTCAATCTTGTGCGGAAACCTTTCAATTACGAACTTAAAAAACCACTATCCCTGCGTACCACTACCTTACATCTAACATCTTCAGTTAGGCACCACAAATACTAGAGAACCAGATAGTATTATCACCAAATTCTACGCAACAACATTTCTCTTCCACAAAAGGCAGTTCCAATTCAACTTCACACCTCCTCGATCGGCCGCATCATCCCCATCGACCAGAACGATGATCAACATTCGACTCGCCCAAACCAAGCCACACAAGATCCGGCGTCCAAACAGCCAAAAACTACTGAAGAAAAGACGCAAGAAAAGTGGTAAGGAAGGAGGACTCACTGAGTGGAGCTGTCCAGTCCGAGGAAGAGGGCCCCATCCGGGAGGGAGCTCCGCCCGACCATGGCTGCCGGCGACCGGTCCGCCTCGTCGGCGCCCACGCGAATCCCCTGCTCCGGGTACGACGGCAGGCGACGCGAGCCGGGAGGGAAGGAATCAGACGGATCGGGGAGGAGGAGCAGGTAGCGCCGAAGTGGACTGATCGACCAACAAACAAACAAATATAACCCGTAGGACTTGCTGGGATAAGGACGGCGTTATCCAGCTAGGATGAGATCAGGGAGCGGCCATGCCGGAGCCATTCCGTTTCGGGTCGCGCGCAAGGATCGCTCGCGTCGTCATTATCTACTCATCCCTGCTGCTGCGTTCAGGTTTCATATTTTCCCGAGGGTGggcatttattttcttttcttttttcttttctgggCGGGTCTCACGTGTAGGTGACATGTTTTTACTAGGAATTTTCATTTTTCTCCCTTGGGTCCCATTTGTAAGCGACATGTAAGAGACTCTAGGAGAGTTGCCGTGTCTGCCTGGTCGCCGTAATAACCGCTATTAACAAGACAATTTTGGCCGAAAAGATACTCTGGTATAGTAGGATCGTCACAATTTATCAAGCGTCCTCCATATATGGACTCTCAATATATGCCGCCTTTTGGTGGTTATGTGTGATCTTGTGTGGCGCGAAAAGGACTTCAGATAGCCCCGGCTTCACGTGGGATGGCAGAAGGTTGGGGAAAAAGAATGTCTCATTGTCGAGCGGATCCCCTGATCATGGAGGCaacaaatatttaattttgtgcttGTGCGTTGCCTCCGCAACCTTCATATTCATACGAAACGTGTTCCATATATGATATGAATGTTGTTAATGTGACGATTCTGCTAGAGTTGCTCCAACAGAAGAGAACAAATGATTTTATTTTTGAGAAAGGAGAACAAATGATTTTAGTTAGATGTCCATCTGTAAGGAGGGGCAAAACTGCCTTAGAAATGTATATGTCACAGTTAAAGGACTTTGAGTGACGGAACCGAGACGACACGAAAAACCATAAGAGCACCTACGCTTGCATACTTTTTCTTGCTTCTAAGATTGTCTCTAAGGGTTTAGAGGTTGCCTCTATACAGTGTGCGCGTCTGCCTCTAACAAAAAAAAAACTTAGCACCATAAGCTAAGAAGTTGCCTTTAATGAATAAAATATTAACATCTCAACATGTAAACACATACAAGTGGAGAATTTTGCCATCAAATGGCACTACTGCCAAAAGGGCCTAAGATGACACATGTATCGCACACCATTTGATCAAATTATGTGCGGTGCACGAACTGCAAACGGTATGAAAATAAACTCCTGTGCCAGAAAACAAAACGTGTGCGACGACCCATCCATCGGGCACATTTTTGGTACGCAGACCGTGTGTGATAACGGCACACGGAAAATTGTCCTCATGCGTGTGCGATATGTCGTCGTAACACAGACGATTCTGAATTCTAATTGTGGGTGTTAATTGGCAAACACTTTGCAAAAATAAGTGTGTGCAATGGCTTAAAGTAGCGCACACGATTGACTTCAAGATTACGTGTGTGTGCGCAATGAGTTCAGAGATACAAAGACGGGTTTTGAAGGGCACTCGTGTGGATAATTATAGACAGGCATATGATTGATTGTTGTGAATTATGTGCTCTACAGGGAGCACAATCGAAAAAACCAATTTGTGTGCCATAATGTGAAAGATCACTGTCGATTCAGTATTATTAATCATTTGTGATTAGATCGACAAGAGAAACACATACCAGATTGGTAATTAAATCAAGTGCATTACATATTAAGGTCCAAATATACAATAGCTAGAGAGTATACAGTCTGCTttagtcgtcgtcgttgttgttgttgttgttgttgttgttgctgttgttgttgttgttgttgctgttgttgttgttgttgttgttgttgttgaatagCCCCGCGACAAACGTGTTGgcaag
This region of Triticum aestivum cultivar Chinese Spring chromosome 2D, IWGSC CS RefSeq v2.1, whole genome shotgun sequence genomic DNA includes:
- the LOC123051903 gene encoding xylulose kinase 2, with amino-acid sequence MVGRSSLPDGALFLGLDSSTQSVKATVLSNELIIVASETVNFDSELPHYKTEGGVYRDPTDDGRIYSPTIMWVEALELLLEKLKPKINFSKVVAVSGSGQQHGSVYWKKGSQAVLSSLDPGKSLVSQLKDAFSTMDSPIWMDSSTTKQCREVENAVGGALELSKLTGSRAYERFTGPQIRKIYQTAPHIYENTERISLVSSFMASILVGCYASIDETDGAGMNLMDINKRTWSKAVLEATAPDLEQKLGNLAPACAAAGRISSYFVERHQFDKNCFVIQWSGDNPNSLAGLTLNTPGDLAISLGTSDTVFGITAEAKPSLEGHVFPNPVEPDGYMVMLCYKNGSLTREDVRNQCAEKSWDIFNNYLEKTPPLNGGRLGFYYKDHEILPPLPVGFHRYIVENFSDASSDNLKECEVQEFDPESEVRAIVEGQMLSMRGHAERFGMPNPPKRIIATGGASSNESILKLIAKIFGCPVFTVERPDSASLGAALRAAHGWLCKEEGGFVPISRMYTGNLEKTSLGAKLAVPAPGDEGRELLKKYTVLMKKRMEIERRLVEKIGRA